The Setaria italica strain Yugu1 chromosome IX, Setaria_italica_v2.0, whole genome shotgun sequence genome has a window encoding:
- the LOC101769070 gene encoding uncharacterized protein LOC101769070 isoform X3: MVTGSGLSEGEHVTLGWNEKEDLKAVVNYLRTDGNVSCIALWGRSMGAVTSLMYGAEDPSIAGMVLDSPFSNLVDLMMELVDTYKYPLPKFTVKLAIQHMRKIVKRKANFDIMDLDTIQVAKRCFVPALFGHATEDDFILPHHSDKIYESYIGDKNIIKFDGDHNSPRPQFYFDSITIFFHNVLNPPEVPEDHYFMTPHGSLGQGHWDTEHDIEYRFAQSPTGTAHATTTEDAIAQLRSRRLMSRMEVPSGATTEDRGDRTEGLDSDVGPSSSSVSTATPPNGRNGRLLTPTSDDGEYVEYSFDSLSDMPYTMEDEDRMLMRAIMESLKDYEQSSTKNAQSVSSDAASKENNTVKDCNGVAGAALEPDASLVPTDAPGKHTAVCNSGAKAGEVQSVDTQAVNNTASANASGSSEPLASTQITNGKLVSAESQKTTQNVSGEDGTRATLVVQKSRTGGLIDGLTQKWGSFFKNND, translated from the exons ATGGTAACAG GGTCTGGACTCTCTGAAGGAGAACATGTCACCTTAGGCTGGAATGAG AAAGAAGATCTGAAAGCTGTTGTTAACTATTTGCGTACAGATGGGAATGTATCTTGCATAGCTTTGTGGGGTCGCTCAATGGGTGCTGTCACAAG TCTAATGTATGGAGCGGAGGATCCATCAATTGCTGGAATGGTTCTTGATAGTCCATTCTCCAACTTGGTTGACTTGATGATGGAGCTAGTGGACACGTACAAATATCCACTGCCAAAATTCACG GTCAAACTTGCAATACAGCACATGCGAAAGATTGTCAAGAGGAAAGCTAATTTTGACATCATGGATCTTGATACTATTCAG GTAGCAAAACGTTGTTTCGTTCCTGCCTTGTTTGGACATGCAACTGAGGATGATTTTATACTTCCCCACCATTCAGACAAGATatatgaatcatatatt GGCGAcaaaaacatcataaaatttGACGGGGATCACAATTCACCACGTCCTCAATTTTACTTTGACTCAATCACAATATTTTTCCATAATGTGCTAAACCCTCCTGAAGTGCCTGAGGATCATTATTTCATGACACCACATGGCAGCCTTGGTCAG GGTCATTGGGATACAGAGCATGACATAGAATATAGGTTCGCTCAGTCACCCACAG GAACAGCCCATGCAACTACGACAGAAGATGCCATTGCGCAGCTGCGTTCTAGAAGGCTCATGAGTAGAATGGAG GTCCCATCTGGTGCCACCACAGAAGACCGGGGCGACCGAACGGAG GGATTGGATAGTGATGTTGGTCCCTCCTCATCTAGCGTATCAACAGCAACTCCTCCCAATGGCCGCAACGGAAGGCTGCTCACTCCAACCTCTGATGATGGCGAGTATGTGGAGTACTCATTTGATAGCTTATCAGATATGCCTTACACCATGGAAGATGAAGATAGA ATGCTGATGCGAGCAATTATGGAATCGCTGAAGGACTATGAACAGTCAAGTACAAAAAATGCGCAATCAGTTTCATCAGATGCTGCATCCAAAGAGAACAATACTGTAAAAGACTGCAACGGTGTGGCTGGTGCAGCATTGGAGCCAGATGCATCCTTGGTGCCCACTGATGCTCCTGGCAAGCATACTGCTGTCTGCAACAGTGGAGCAAAAGCGGGTGAAGTACAAAGTGTGGATACCCAAGCTGTAAACAACACTGCTTCAGCTAATGCTTCTGGCTCTTCAGAGCCCCTGGCGTCAACACAGATCACCAACGGGAAGCTGGTCTCAGCGGAATCCCAGAAAACGACACAGAACGTCAGTGGAGAGGACGGCACGAGAGCAACTCTGGTAGTTCAAAAGAGCCGGACCGGTGGCCTAATAGATGGCCTGACACAAAAATGGGGTTCCTTCTTCAAGAACAATGACTGA
- the LOC101769070 gene encoding uncharacterized protein LOC101769070 isoform X1, producing the protein MDQLVNFIIRPPRADYSPNDDLLEQEFMLKGRWFQRKDLEVKNDLGKKLQCSHYMPVVIPEGKALPCVIYCHGNSGCRADASEAAIILLPTNITVFTLDFSGSGLSEGEHVTLGWNEKEDLKAVVNYLRTDGNVSCIALWGRSMGAVTSLMYGAEDPSIAGMVLDSPFSNLVDLMMELVDTYKYPLPKFTVKLAIQHMRKIVKRKANFDIMDLDTIQVAKRCFVPALFGHATEDDFILPHHSDKIYESYIGDKNIIKFDGDHNSPRPQFYFDSITIFFHNVLNPPEVPEDHYFMTPHGSLGQGHWDTEHDIEYRFAQSPTGTAHATTTEDAIAQLRSRRLMSRMEVPSGATTEDRGDRTEGLDSDVGPSSSSVSTATPPNGRNGRLLTPTSDDGEYVEYSFDSLSDMPYTMEDEDRMLMRAIMESLKDYEQSSTKNAQSVSSDAASKENNTVKDCNGVAGAALEPDASLVPTDAPGKHTAVCNSGAKAGEVQSVDTQAVNNTASANASGSSEPLASTQITNGKLVSAESQKTTQNVSGEDGTRATLVVQKSRTGGLIDGLTQKWGSFFKNND; encoded by the exons ATGGACCAGCTGGTCAATTTCATCATCCGCCCGCCCAG AGCTGACTACAGTCCAAATGACGATCTATTAGAGCAGGAGTTTATGCTGAAGGGGAGATGGTTCCAGAGGAAGGACTTGGAG GTCAAAAATGATCTGGGCAAGAAATTGCAGTGTAGTCACTATATGCCGGTTGTGATTCCTGAAGGAAAAGCTCTCCCCTGTGTCATATACTGTCATGGTAACAG TGGGTGCAGAGCTGATGCTAGTGAAGCCGCTATTATTCTTCTACCAACAAACATTACAGTCTTTACACTGGACTTTTCAGGGTCTGGACTCTCTGAAGGAGAACATGTCACCTTAGGCTGGAATGAG AAAGAAGATCTGAAAGCTGTTGTTAACTATTTGCGTACAGATGGGAATGTATCTTGCATAGCTTTGTGGGGTCGCTCAATGGGTGCTGTCACAAG TCTAATGTATGGAGCGGAGGATCCATCAATTGCTGGAATGGTTCTTGATAGTCCATTCTCCAACTTGGTTGACTTGATGATGGAGCTAGTGGACACGTACAAATATCCACTGCCAAAATTCACG GTCAAACTTGCAATACAGCACATGCGAAAGATTGTCAAGAGGAAAGCTAATTTTGACATCATGGATCTTGATACTATTCAG GTAGCAAAACGTTGTTTCGTTCCTGCCTTGTTTGGACATGCAACTGAGGATGATTTTATACTTCCCCACCATTCAGACAAGATatatgaatcatatatt GGCGAcaaaaacatcataaaatttGACGGGGATCACAATTCACCACGTCCTCAATTTTACTTTGACTCAATCACAATATTTTTCCATAATGTGCTAAACCCTCCTGAAGTGCCTGAGGATCATTATTTCATGACACCACATGGCAGCCTTGGTCAG GGTCATTGGGATACAGAGCATGACATAGAATATAGGTTCGCTCAGTCACCCACAG GAACAGCCCATGCAACTACGACAGAAGATGCCATTGCGCAGCTGCGTTCTAGAAGGCTCATGAGTAGAATGGAG GTCCCATCTGGTGCCACCACAGAAGACCGGGGCGACCGAACGGAG GGATTGGATAGTGATGTTGGTCCCTCCTCATCTAGCGTATCAACAGCAACTCCTCCCAATGGCCGCAACGGAAGGCTGCTCACTCCAACCTCTGATGATGGCGAGTATGTGGAGTACTCATTTGATAGCTTATCAGATATGCCTTACACCATGGAAGATGAAGATAGA ATGCTGATGCGAGCAATTATGGAATCGCTGAAGGACTATGAACAGTCAAGTACAAAAAATGCGCAATCAGTTTCATCAGATGCTGCATCCAAAGAGAACAATACTGTAAAAGACTGCAACGGTGTGGCTGGTGCAGCATTGGAGCCAGATGCATCCTTGGTGCCCACTGATGCTCCTGGCAAGCATACTGCTGTCTGCAACAGTGGAGCAAAAGCGGGTGAAGTACAAAGTGTGGATACCCAAGCTGTAAACAACACTGCTTCAGCTAATGCTTCTGGCTCTTCAGAGCCCCTGGCGTCAACACAGATCACCAACGGGAAGCTGGTCTCAGCGGAATCCCAGAAAACGACACAGAACGTCAGTGGAGAGGACGGCACGAGAGCAACTCTGGTAGTTCAAAAGAGCCGGACCGGTGGCCTAATAGATGGCCTGACACAAAAATGGGGTTCCTTCTTCAAGAACAATGACTGA
- the LOC101769070 gene encoding uncharacterized protein LOC101769070 isoform X2 produces MLKGRWFQRKDLEVKNDLGKKLQCSHYMPVVIPEGKALPCVIYCHGNSGCRADASEAAIILLPTNITVFTLDFSGSGLSEGEHVTLGWNEKEDLKAVVNYLRTDGNVSCIALWGRSMGAVTSLMYGAEDPSIAGMVLDSPFSNLVDLMMELVDTYKYPLPKFTVKLAIQHMRKIVKRKANFDIMDLDTIQVAKRCFVPALFGHATEDDFILPHHSDKIYESYIGDKNIIKFDGDHNSPRPQFYFDSITIFFHNVLNPPEVPEDHYFMTPHGSLGQGHWDTEHDIEYRFAQSPTGTAHATTTEDAIAQLRSRRLMSRMEVPSGATTEDRGDRTEGLDSDVGPSSSSVSTATPPNGRNGRLLTPTSDDGEYVEYSFDSLSDMPYTMEDEDRMLMRAIMESLKDYEQSSTKNAQSVSSDAASKENNTVKDCNGVAGAALEPDASLVPTDAPGKHTAVCNSGAKAGEVQSVDTQAVNNTASANASGSSEPLASTQITNGKLVSAESQKTTQNVSGEDGTRATLVVQKSRTGGLIDGLTQKWGSFFKNND; encoded by the exons ATGCTGAAGGGGAGATGGTTCCAGAGGAAGGACTTGGAG GTCAAAAATGATCTGGGCAAGAAATTGCAGTGTAGTCACTATATGCCGGTTGTGATTCCTGAAGGAAAAGCTCTCCCCTGTGTCATATACTGTCATGGTAACAG TGGGTGCAGAGCTGATGCTAGTGAAGCCGCTATTATTCTTCTACCAACAAACATTACAGTCTTTACACTGGACTTTTCAGGGTCTGGACTCTCTGAAGGAGAACATGTCACCTTAGGCTGGAATGAG AAAGAAGATCTGAAAGCTGTTGTTAACTATTTGCGTACAGATGGGAATGTATCTTGCATAGCTTTGTGGGGTCGCTCAATGGGTGCTGTCACAAG TCTAATGTATGGAGCGGAGGATCCATCAATTGCTGGAATGGTTCTTGATAGTCCATTCTCCAACTTGGTTGACTTGATGATGGAGCTAGTGGACACGTACAAATATCCACTGCCAAAATTCACG GTCAAACTTGCAATACAGCACATGCGAAAGATTGTCAAGAGGAAAGCTAATTTTGACATCATGGATCTTGATACTATTCAG GTAGCAAAACGTTGTTTCGTTCCTGCCTTGTTTGGACATGCAACTGAGGATGATTTTATACTTCCCCACCATTCAGACAAGATatatgaatcatatatt GGCGAcaaaaacatcataaaatttGACGGGGATCACAATTCACCACGTCCTCAATTTTACTTTGACTCAATCACAATATTTTTCCATAATGTGCTAAACCCTCCTGAAGTGCCTGAGGATCATTATTTCATGACACCACATGGCAGCCTTGGTCAG GGTCATTGGGATACAGAGCATGACATAGAATATAGGTTCGCTCAGTCACCCACAG GAACAGCCCATGCAACTACGACAGAAGATGCCATTGCGCAGCTGCGTTCTAGAAGGCTCATGAGTAGAATGGAG GTCCCATCTGGTGCCACCACAGAAGACCGGGGCGACCGAACGGAG GGATTGGATAGTGATGTTGGTCCCTCCTCATCTAGCGTATCAACAGCAACTCCTCCCAATGGCCGCAACGGAAGGCTGCTCACTCCAACCTCTGATGATGGCGAGTATGTGGAGTACTCATTTGATAGCTTATCAGATATGCCTTACACCATGGAAGATGAAGATAGA ATGCTGATGCGAGCAATTATGGAATCGCTGAAGGACTATGAACAGTCAAGTACAAAAAATGCGCAATCAGTTTCATCAGATGCTGCATCCAAAGAGAACAATACTGTAAAAGACTGCAACGGTGTGGCTGGTGCAGCATTGGAGCCAGATGCATCCTTGGTGCCCACTGATGCTCCTGGCAAGCATACTGCTGTCTGCAACAGTGGAGCAAAAGCGGGTGAAGTACAAAGTGTGGATACCCAAGCTGTAAACAACACTGCTTCAGCTAATGCTTCTGGCTCTTCAGAGCCCCTGGCGTCAACACAGATCACCAACGGGAAGCTGGTCTCAGCGGAATCCCAGAAAACGACACAGAACGTCAGTGGAGAGGACGGCACGAGAGCAACTCTGGTAGTTCAAAAGAGCCGGACCGGTGGCCTAATAGATGGCCTGACACAAAAATGGGGTTCCTTCTTCAAGAACAATGACTGA